One Pyrus communis chromosome 4, drPyrComm1.1, whole genome shotgun sequence genomic region harbors:
- the LOC137732704 gene encoding amine oxidase [copper-containing] alpha 2, peroxisomal-like codes for MVLARVVARVIQEGKRGRLLLADTKKFRRVLYRALISELFVPYMDLTEEWYSRTFLDAGEFGFGQSAVSLEPLRDCPANAKFMDAYVAGLDGKPNKKSKVICIFERHDGDIMWRHTESTISKKGISEVRPELSLVLRMVSTVGLTGCLEVKGTEYTNTQTNRGGSVRYSSNSFVKLQTTRAGDPKSPRKGYWKVVSETAKTESDAKIKLGSIAADLVVVNPNKNYTQILGGFTKYNVWVTPYNKSEKWAGGLYADQSRGDDTLATWSSR; via the exons GGACGATTGTTACTGGCTGATACCAAGAAATTTCGTCGCGTGCTATACAGAGCCTTGATCTCAGAGCTGTTTGTGCCGTACATGGACCTAACCGAAGAATGGTACTCCAGGACATTTCTTGATGCAGGTGAATTTGGTTTTGGCCAATCTGCAGTGTCACTTGAGCCACTTAGGGACTGCCCAGCAAATGCAAAATTCATGGACGCTTATGTTGCTGGACTAGAtggaaaaccaaataaaaagtcCAAAGTTATTTGCATTTTTGAGCGACATGATGGAGACATAATGTGGCGCCACACCGAGTCTACCATATCAAAGAAAGGG ATAAGCGAGGTTAGGCCAGAATTGAGCTTAGTGCTAAGGATGGTGTCAACA GTGGGGCTAACTGGTTGTTTGGAAGTGAAGGGAACAGAGTACACTAACACACAAACAAATAGAGGAGGAAGTGTACGGTACTCTT CCAACTCCTTTGTCAAGTTGCAAACAACCAGAGCGGGTGACCCAAAGTCACCCAGGAAGGGTTACTGGAAGGTAGTCAGCGAGACGGCTAAAACGGAGTCTGATGCAAAGATCAAGCTTGGCTCCATTGCTGCTGATCTGGTGGTTGTGAACCCCAACAAGAATTATACACAAATCCTAGGAGGCTTCACTAAGTACAATGTGTGGGTTACACCATATAACAAATCAGAAAAATGGGCAGGGGGACTATATGCTGATCAAAGCAGGGGGGATGATACCTTGGCTACATGGAGCAGTAGGTAG